From the genome of Streptacidiphilus rugosus AM-16, one region includes:
- a CDS encoding PadR family transcriptional regulator: MQANDAQRLVLCALADGPLHGYAVNAAIERLVGERLGPGSLYGALTRLEAKGLVEPVEESGRQRPVRLTAEGRAVLERELRSMAKVAAAGLRSLGVSST; encoded by the coding sequence ATGCAGGCCAACGACGCCCAGAGGCTGGTCCTTTGCGCCCTGGCCGACGGGCCGCTGCACGGCTATGCCGTGAACGCGGCCATTGAGCGGCTGGTCGGGGAGCGCCTCGGCCCCGGCAGCCTGTACGGTGCACTCACCCGGCTGGAGGCCAAGGGGCTTGTCGAGCCGGTCGAGGAATCGGGGCGGCAGCGCCCCGTGCGGCTGACTGCCGAGGGGCGGGCGGTGCTCGAACGGGAACTGCGGTCCATGGCCAAGGTGGCCGCCGCGGGGCTGCGCAGCTTGGGAGTGAGCTCCACATGA